One Streptomyces coeruleorubidus DNA segment encodes these proteins:
- a CDS encoding BlaI/MecI/CopY family transcriptional regulator produces the protein MSRVWKWNRPVTVREVLEDLQKERSIAYTTVMTVLDNLHQKGWVRREAEGRAYRYEAVSTRAAYAAALMNEAWSQSDNPAAALVAFFGMMSEEQREALRDAVRIVQVPETQKPTEPSELARPPERTEPPERTEPAERTEPAEPPENPASAQDPGGR, from the coding sequence ATGTCGCGGGTGTGGAAGTGGAACCGCCCGGTGACCGTTCGAGAAGTCCTGGAAGATCTTCAGAAGGAGCGGTCCATCGCCTACACCACCGTGATGACCGTTTTGGACAATCTCCATCAGAAGGGCTGGGTGCGCCGTGAGGCGGAAGGCCGCGCCTATCGATATGAGGCGGTCTCCACACGCGCCGCCTACGCCGCCGCCCTGATGAACGAGGCCTGGTCGCAGAGCGACAACCCCGCCGCGGCTCTCGTCGCCTTCTTCGGCATGATGAGCGAGGAACAGCGAGAGGCTCTCCGCGATGCCGTACGCATCGTCCAGGTCCCGGAAACCCAGAAACCGACCGAACCGTCGGAACTGGCCCGTCCGCCGGAACGAACGGAACCGCCGGAACGAACCGAACCTGCGGAACGAACCGAACCGGCTGAACCACCGGAGAACCCCGCCTCTGCTCAGGACCCCGGCGGACGATAG
- the nadC gene encoding carboxylating nicotinate-nucleotide diphosphorylase — translation MSTPDLPLASSGGCGDGCACGADGEAYLECGLDPALAQLLADAGLDPVEVEDIANVALQEDLAHGVDVTTVATIPEDAVSTADFTAREAGVVAGLRVAEAVISVVCEEELAIERHAEDGDRVEAGQKLLSVTTRTRDLLTAERSALNILCRLSGIATATRAWADVLDGTKAKVRDTRKTTPGLRSLEKYAVRCGGGVNHRMSLSDAALVKDNHVVAAGGVAQAFTAVRERFPDVPVEVEVDTLHQLREVLDAGADLILLDNFTPAECAEAVAVVQGRAALEASGRLTLDNAKAYADTGVDYLAVGALTHSSPILDIGLDLRPAE, via the coding sequence GTGAGCACCCCCGACCTTCCCCTCGCCTCGTCCGGAGGCTGCGGCGACGGCTGCGCCTGCGGCGCGGACGGCGAGGCGTACCTGGAGTGCGGTCTGGACCCCGCACTCGCCCAGCTCCTGGCCGACGCCGGCCTCGACCCCGTCGAGGTCGAGGACATCGCCAACGTGGCCCTCCAGGAGGACCTGGCCCACGGCGTGGACGTGACGACCGTGGCGACGATCCCCGAGGACGCGGTGTCCACCGCCGACTTCACGGCCCGCGAGGCGGGCGTGGTGGCGGGCCTGCGGGTCGCCGAAGCGGTGATCTCCGTCGTCTGCGAGGAGGAACTCGCGATCGAACGCCACGCGGAGGACGGCGACCGCGTCGAGGCGGGCCAGAAGCTCCTCTCGGTCACCACCCGCACCCGCGACCTCCTCACGGCCGAGCGCAGCGCGCTGAACATCCTGTGCCGCCTGTCGGGCATCGCGACGGCCACGCGCGCGTGGGCGGACGTCCTGGACGGTACGAAGGCCAAGGTCCGCGACACCCGCAAGACGACACCCGGCCTGCGTTCCCTCGAGAAGTACGCGGTCCGCTGCGGCGGCGGCGTCAACCACCGCATGTCCCTCTCGGACGCGGCCCTGGTCAAGGACAACCACGTGGTCGCCGCGGGCGGCGTCGCCCAGGCCTTCACGGCCGTACGCGAACGCTTCCCCGACGTCCCGGTCGAGGTCGAGGTCGACACCCTGCACCAGCTCCGCGAGGTTCTGGACGCCGGCGCCGATCTGATCCTCCTGGACAACTTCACGCCGGCCGAGTGCGCGGAGGCGGTGGCCGTCGTCCAGGGCCGCGCCGCCCTGGAGGCCTCGGGCCGCCTGACCCTCGACAACGCCAAGGCGTACGCCGACACCGGCGTCGACTACCTGGCCGTCGGAGCCCTCACCCACTCCTCGCCGATCCTGGACATCGGCCTGGACCTGCGGCCGGCGGAGTAG
- a CDS encoding Rossmann-like and DUF2520 domain-containing protein gives MNTTPQPDPKDRPARLTVGVVGAGRVGPALAAALELAGHRPVAVSAVSDVSRRRAAQLLPDVPVMPPAEVLQRAELVLLTVPDDALPELVTGLADTGSVRPGQLLVHTSGRYGARVLDPALRAGALPLALHPAMTFTGTPVDVQRLAGCSFGVTAPEELRLAAEALVIEMGGEPEWIAEENRPLYHAALALGANHLVTLVAQSLELLRTAGVAAPDRMLGPLLGAALDNALRSGDAALTGPVARGDAGTVAAHVAELRRHAPQTVAGYLAMARATADRALAHGLLKPELAEDLLGVLADGTDGTEGDAR, from the coding sequence GTGAACACAACCCCACAGCCAGACCCCAAGGACCGCCCCGCGCGGCTCACCGTCGGCGTCGTCGGCGCCGGTCGCGTGGGACCCGCACTGGCCGCGGCCCTCGAGCTCGCCGGGCACCGCCCGGTCGCCGTCTCCGCGGTCTCCGACGTCTCCCGGCGCCGCGCCGCGCAACTGCTGCCCGACGTGCCGGTGATGCCGCCCGCCGAGGTGCTCCAGCGGGCCGAGCTGGTCCTGCTGACGGTTCCGGACGACGCCCTGCCCGAGCTGGTCACGGGCCTCGCCGACACCGGGTCCGTACGACCGGGACAGCTGCTCGTGCACACCTCCGGGCGGTACGGCGCGCGGGTGCTCGACCCGGCCCTGCGCGCGGGCGCCCTGCCGCTCGCCCTGCACCCCGCGATGACCTTCACCGGCACGCCCGTGGACGTCCAGCGACTGGCCGGCTGCTCCTTCGGCGTCACCGCGCCCGAGGAACTGCGGCTGGCCGCCGAGGCCCTGGTCATCGAGATGGGCGGCGAGCCGGAGTGGATCGCCGAGGAGAACCGGCCGCTCTACCACGCGGCCCTCGCGCTCGGCGCCAACCACCTGGTCACCCTCGTCGCCCAGTCCCTGGAGCTGCTGCGCACGGCCGGTGTCGCGGCCCCCGACCGGATGCTCGGCCCGCTGCTCGGCGCGGCCCTGGACAACGCCCTGCGCTCCGGCGACGCGGCCCTCACCGGCCCGGTCGCGCGCGGGGACGCGGGCACGGTCGCCGCGCACGTCGCCGAGCTGCGACGGCACGCCCCGCAGACCGTCGCCGGCTACCTGGCGATGGCCCGCGCGACCGCCGACCGGGCCCTGGCCCACGGACTGCTGAAGCCGGAGCTCGCCGAGGACCTCCTTGGGGTACTCGCCGACGGGACCGACGGCACCGAAGGGGACGCCCGATGA
- a CDS encoding type III pantothenate kinase, which yields MLLTIDVGNTHTVLGLFDGEDIVEHWRISTDARRTADELAVLLQGLMGMHPLLGDELGDGIDGIAICATVPSVLHELREVTRRYYGDVPAVLVEPGVKTGVPILMDNPKEVGADRIINAVAAVELYGGPAIVVDFGTATTFDAVSARGEYVGGVIAPGIEISVEALGVRGAQLRKIEVARPRSVIGKNTVEAMQSGIIYGFAGQVDGVVNRVARELSDDPDDVTVIATGGLAPMVLGESSVIDEHEPWLTLIGLRLVYERNVSRM from the coding sequence ATGCTGCTGACGATCGACGTAGGCAACACCCACACCGTCCTCGGCCTGTTCGACGGCGAGGACATCGTCGAACACTGGCGCATCTCCACGGACGCGCGCCGCACCGCCGACGAGCTGGCGGTCCTCCTCCAGGGCCTGATGGGCATGCACCCGCTCCTCGGCGACGAACTGGGCGACGGCATCGACGGCATCGCCATCTGCGCCACCGTCCCCTCGGTCCTGCACGAACTCCGCGAGGTGACGCGCCGCTACTACGGCGACGTCCCGGCGGTCCTGGTCGAACCGGGCGTCAAGACGGGCGTCCCGATCCTCATGGACAACCCCAAGGAGGTCGGCGCGGACCGCATCATCAACGCGGTCGCGGCGGTCGAGCTCTACGGCGGCCCCGCGATCGTCGTCGACTTCGGCACGGCGACGACGTTCGACGCGGTCAGCGCGCGTGGCGAGTACGTCGGTGGCGTCATCGCCCCCGGCATCGAGATCTCCGTCGAGGCCCTAGGCGTCCGCGGCGCCCAGCTCCGCAAGATCGAGGTGGCCCGGCCCCGCAGCGTCATCGGCAAGAACACGGTCGAGGCGATGCAGTCGGGCATCATCTACGGCTTCGCCGGCCAGGTCGACGGGGTCGTCAACCGCGTGGCCCGCGAGCTGTCCGACGATCCGGACGATGTCACGGTCATCGCGACGGGGGGTCTCGCACCGATGGTCCTGGGCGAGTCGTCGGTCATCGACGAACATGAGCCGTGGCTGACGCTGATCGGGTTGCGACTGGTTTACGAGCGGAACGTGTCACGTATGTGA
- the panC gene encoding pantoate--beta-alanine ligase, with the protein MTITLLSTAGELHARARGGRRAVVMTMGALHEGHATLIRTARAIAGPDGEVVVTVFVNPLQFGEGEDLDRYPRTLDADVKLAGESGADVVFAPAVDEVYPGGEPQVRITAGPMGERLEGASRPGHFDGMLTVVAKLLHLTRPDVALYGQKDAQQLALIRRMVRDLNFGVEIVGVPTVREEDGLALSSRNRYLSPAERRTALALSGALFAGQDRHAAQEALRARAREVPATRARAEALSAIGESRAAADAHAVATAVPGGPAAVRAAARQVLDEAARLDPPLVLDYLALVDPSDFTEIGDDFTGEAVLAVAARVGTTRLIDNVPLTFGILGAAS; encoded by the coding sequence ATGACCATCACGCTGCTGAGCACCGCCGGTGAGCTGCACGCACGCGCGCGTGGGGGCCGTCGCGCCGTGGTGATGACCATGGGCGCGCTGCACGAGGGCCACGCCACGCTGATCCGCACCGCACGCGCCATCGCCGGGCCCGACGGCGAGGTCGTCGTCACCGTCTTCGTCAACCCCCTCCAGTTCGGCGAGGGCGAGGACCTCGACCGCTACCCGCGCACCCTGGACGCCGACGTGAAGCTGGCCGGGGAGTCGGGCGCGGACGTCGTGTTCGCCCCGGCCGTCGACGAGGTCTACCCCGGCGGCGAGCCCCAGGTCCGTATCACCGCGGGCCCCATGGGCGAGCGGCTGGAGGGCGCCTCCCGCCCGGGCCACTTCGACGGCATGCTCACGGTCGTCGCCAAGCTGCTGCACCTCACCCGCCCCGACGTCGCCCTGTACGGCCAGAAGGACGCCCAGCAACTCGCGCTGATCCGCCGCATGGTGCGGGACCTGAACTTCGGCGTGGAGATCGTCGGCGTCCCCACCGTCCGCGAGGAGGACGGCCTGGCCCTGTCCAGCCGCAACCGCTACCTCTCGCCCGCCGAGCGGCGCACCGCCCTCGCGCTGTCCGGTGCCCTGTTCGCTGGCCAGGACCGGCACGCCGCGCAGGAGGCGCTGCGCGCCCGGGCCCGGGAAGTGCCCGCCACACGCGCGCGTGCCGAGGCCCTCAGCGCCATAGGGGAGTCCCGCGCGGCGGCGGACGCGCACGCCGTCGCGACGGCCGTTCCGGGCGGCCCGGCCGCCGTCCGCGCGGCCGCCCGCCAGGTCCTCGACGAGGCCGCCCGCCTCGATCCGCCGCTCGTGCTGGACTACCTCGCCCTGGTCGACCCGTCCGACTTCACCGAGATCGGGGACGACTTCACCGGCGAGGCGGTCCTCGCCGTCGCCGCCCGGGTCGGGACGACCCGGCTGATCGACAACGTCCCGCTCACCTTCGGAATCCTCGGAGCCGCCTCGTGA
- a CDS encoding L-aspartate oxidase, translating into MTTTGIRLHAPAPGWSISADVVVVGSGVAGLTAALRCEAAGLTTVVVTKARLDDGSTRWAQGGIAAALGEGDTPEQHLDDTLVAGAGLCDEEAVRILVTEGPDAVRRLIETGAQFDESSEGSLELTREGGHHRRRIAHAGGDATGAEISRALVEAVRARGLRTVENALVLDLLTDAEGRTAGVTLHVMGEGQHDGVGAVHAPAVVLATGGMGQVFSATTNPSVSTGDGVALALRAGAEVSDLEFVQFHPTVLFLGADAEGQQPLVSEAVRGEGAHLVDADGVRFMQGQHELAELAPRDIVAKGITRRMQEQDAEHMFLDARHFGADMWEHRFPTILAACRAHGIDPVTEPIPVAPAAHYASGGVRTDSHGRTTVPGLYACGEVACTGVHGANRLASNSLLEGLVYAERIAADIAANGLDARVPQPLAHPETPEHPLLTPEARFTIQRIMTNGAGVLRSAESLTKAADQLQQLHTDARDALAENGKTAEAGVDTWEATNLLCVARVLVTAARLREETRGCHWREDRPERDDTTWRRHIVVRLNPDRTLAVHTTDTTHFPSTLPPQAPQEL; encoded by the coding sequence GTGACCACCACAGGCATACGACTGCACGCGCCCGCGCCCGGGTGGTCCATCTCCGCGGACGTGGTCGTCGTCGGCTCCGGCGTCGCCGGCCTCACCGCCGCCCTGCGCTGCGAGGCGGCCGGCCTCACCACCGTCGTCGTCACCAAGGCCCGCCTGGACGACGGCTCCACCCGCTGGGCCCAGGGCGGCATCGCCGCGGCCCTCGGCGAGGGCGACACCCCCGAACAGCACCTGGACGACACCCTGGTCGCGGGCGCGGGCCTGTGCGACGAGGAAGCGGTCCGCATCCTCGTCACCGAGGGCCCCGACGCCGTACGCCGCCTCATCGAGACCGGCGCCCAGTTCGACGAGTCCTCCGAAGGCAGCCTGGAACTCACCCGCGAGGGCGGCCACCACCGCCGCCGCATCGCCCACGCCGGCGGCGACGCCACCGGGGCCGAGATCTCCAGGGCCCTGGTCGAGGCGGTACGCGCGCGTGGTCTGCGCACGGTCGAGAACGCGCTCGTCCTGGACCTCCTCACGGACGCCGAGGGCCGCACGGCGGGCGTCACCCTGCACGTCATGGGCGAGGGCCAGCACGACGGCGTGGGCGCGGTCCACGCCCCCGCGGTGGTCCTGGCCACCGGCGGCATGGGCCAGGTCTTCTCGGCGACGACCAACCCCTCCGTCTCCACGGGCGACGGCGTGGCCCTGGCGCTGCGCGCGGGCGCCGAGGTGAGCGACCTGGAGTTCGTCCAGTTCCACCCGACGGTCCTCTTCCTGGGCGCCGACGCGGAGGGCCAGCAGCCCCTGGTCTCCGAGGCGGTACGCGGCGAGGGCGCCCACCTGGTCGACGCCGACGGCGTGCGCTTCATGCAGGGGCAGCACGAACTGGCCGAACTCGCCCCGCGGGACATCGTCGCCAAGGGCATCACGCGCCGCATGCAGGAGCAGGACGCCGAGCACATGTTCCTCGACGCCCGGCACTTCGGCGCCGACATGTGGGAACACCGCTTCCCGACGATCCTCGCCGCCTGCCGCGCCCACGGCATCGACCCGGTCACCGAGCCCATCCCGGTCGCCCCGGCCGCCCACTACGCCTCCGGCGGCGTCCGCACCGACTCCCACGGCCGTACGACCGTCCCCGGCCTGTACGCGTGCGGCGAGGTCGCCTGCACCGGCGTGCACGGCGCCAACCGCCTGGCCTCCAACTCCCTCCTCGAAGGCCTCGTCTACGCCGAGCGCATCGCGGCCGACATCGCGGCGAACGGCCTCGACGCGCGCGTGCCGCAGCCACTTGCGCACCCGGAGACCCCCGAGCACCCCCTGCTCACCCCAGAGGCCCGCTTCACGATCCAGCGGATCATGACCAACGGGGCCGGCGTCCTGCGCTCGGCGGAGTCCCTCACCAAGGCCGCCGACCAGCTCCAGCAGCTGCACACCGACGCCCGCGACGCCCTCGCCGAGAACGGCAAGACCGCCGAGGCCGGCGTCGACACCTGGGAGGCCACCAACCTGCTGTGCGTGGCCCGCGTCCTGGTCACCGCGGCCCGGCTGCGCGAGGAGACCCGGGGCTGCCACTGGCGCGAGGACCGCCCCGAGCGCGACGACACCACCTGGCGCCGCCACATCGTCGTACGCCTGAACCCCGACCGCACGCTGGCCGTGCACACCACCGACACCACTCACTTCCCTTCGACTCTTCCTCCCCAGGCCCCCCAGGAGCTGTGA
- a CDS encoding threonine aldolase family protein encodes MSDTAEQDEQATGQLSDEDRRSRLRERRLAAHRGARRVFARFGFHKTLRERLAELGGAEGLYDLDELADVYGDGVVEALETKVAGLLGTEAAAFFPTGTMAQQVALRCWAGRTGNPTVALHALSHPEVHERNAFSEIGGLRPVRVTGEPRLPTAAEVRDFEEPFGALMLELPLRDAGFVLPSWEELTEVVAAARERDAVVHFDGARLWESTVHFGRSLEEIAGLADSVYVSFYKSLEAFGGAALAGPRELVEEAKAWRHRYGGQVFQQFPTVLSALAGLERELPRLPEYVAHARVVAAALREGFAAAGVPWVRVHPEVPHTHDFRVWLPYDADVLAEAAVRAAEETRSVLFGSAWDRGGPGLAVTEVHVRSPGLEWTAEDVKSAVAEFVARLPEEVR; translated from the coding sequence ATGAGCGACACGGCGGAACAGGACGAGCAGGCGACCGGGCAACTGTCGGACGAGGACCGCAGGTCACGGCTCCGTGAGCGGCGTCTGGCCGCCCACCGGGGCGCACGGCGGGTGTTCGCGCGCTTCGGCTTCCACAAGACGCTCCGGGAGCGACTGGCGGAGCTGGGCGGGGCGGAGGGCCTGTACGACCTGGACGAGCTGGCCGACGTGTACGGCGACGGCGTCGTCGAGGCGCTGGAGACGAAGGTCGCCGGACTGCTCGGCACCGAGGCCGCCGCGTTCTTCCCGACGGGCACGATGGCCCAGCAGGTGGCGCTGCGCTGCTGGGCGGGCCGCACCGGCAACCCGACCGTCGCCCTGCACGCGCTCAGCCATCCCGAGGTGCACGAGCGGAACGCGTTCAGCGAGATCGGCGGACTGCGGCCGGTGCGCGTGACGGGCGAGCCGCGGCTGCCCACCGCCGCCGAGGTGCGCGACTTCGAGGAGCCCTTCGGGGCGCTGATGCTGGAACTGCCCTTGAGGGACGCCGGATTCGTGCTGCCCTCCTGGGAGGAGCTCACCGAGGTGGTGGCGGCAGCGCGGGAACGGGACGCGGTGGTGCACTTCGACGGGGCCCGCCTGTGGGAGTCCACGGTCCACTTCGGCCGGTCCCTGGAAGAGATCGCGGGCCTGGCCGACAGCGTCTACGTGTCGTTCTACAAGTCCCTGGAGGCATTCGGCGGCGCGGCACTCGCCGGGCCCAGGGAGCTGGTGGAGGAGGCGAAGGCCTGGCGGCACCGGTACGGCGGCCAGGTCTTCCAGCAGTTCCCGACGGTCCTGTCGGCACTGGCCGGACTGGAGCGGGAGCTGCCCCGGCTGCCGGAATACGTCGCCCACGCGCGCGTGGTGGCCGCCGCCCTGCGCGAGGGCTTCGCGGCGGCCGGGGTGCCGTGGGTGCGCGTGCACCCGGAGGTGCCGCACACCCACGACTTCCGGGTGTGGCTCCCCTACGACGCCGACGTCCTGGCGGAGGCGGCGGTCCGGGCGGCCGAGGAGACGCGCTCCGTCCTGTTCGGCTCCGCCTGGGACCGGGGCGGTCCGGGTCTGGCGGTCACGGAGGTGCATGTGCGGTCCCCCGGGCTGGAGTGGACCGCGGAGGACGTCAAGAGCGCGGTGGCGGAGTTCGTGGCCCGGCTGCCGGAGGAGGTCAGGTAG
- a CDS encoding amino-acid N-acetyltransferase yields MSAKSPEAPAKAITVRRARTSDVPAVRRLLDAYVRSGILLDKATVTLYEDIQEFWVAERDDNAEVVGCGALHVMWEDLAEVRTLAVKPGLKGAGVGHQLLEKLLHTARWLGVRRVFCLTFEVDFFSKHGFVEIGETPVDTDVYAELLRSYDEGVAEFLGLERVKPNTLGNSRMLLHL; encoded by the coding sequence ATGTCCGCGAAGAGCCCTGAAGCCCCCGCAAAAGCCATCACCGTCCGACGGGCCCGCACCAGCGATGTCCCGGCCGTGCGCCGCCTCCTTGACGCCTACGTCCGCAGCGGCATCCTGCTCGACAAAGCAACGGTGACGCTTTACGAGGACATCCAGGAGTTCTGGGTCGCGGAACGGGACGACAACGCCGAGGTCGTCGGCTGCGGTGCCCTGCACGTGATGTGGGAAGACCTCGCGGAAGTGCGCACTCTCGCCGTGAAGCCCGGCCTGAAGGGCGCGGGCGTCGGACACCAGTTGCTGGAGAAGTTGCTGCACACCGCCCGCTGGCTCGGCGTTCGCCGCGTTTTCTGCCTGACCTTCGAAGTGGACTTCTTCAGCAAGCACGGCTTCGTGGAGATCGGCGAGACGCCTGTCGACACGGATGTCTACGCGGAGCTGCTGCGTTCCTATGACGAGGGTGTCGCGGAGTTCCTCGGTCTCGAACGAGTGAAACCGAACACCTTGGGCAACAGTCGGATGCTTCTGCATCTGTGA